A portion of the Microbulbifer agarilyticus genome contains these proteins:
- the murA gene encoding UDP-N-acetylglucosamine 1-carboxyvinyltransferase, which produces MDKLIIEGGSPVSGTLKISGAKNSALPILAAALLADGPVQIHNLPHLNDITTMITLLRCMGTEITIDEKLGVEIDPRSVNELTAPYELVKTMRASILVLGPLLARHGVANVSFPGGCAIGSRPVDIHLKGLEAMGAEITIDEGFIRARSNGRLKGANIVMEKVTVGGTENLLMAAVLAEGTTVLHNAAREPEIVDLAEFLMAMGAQIEGAGTDTIRVHGVARLNPCTFNVMPDRIETGTFLAAAAAARGKVRLTHTRADILDAVLVKFEEAGAHLSIGDDWIELDMKGNRPKAVSFRTAPYPAFPTDMQSQFTAMNAVAEGKGTVVETIFENRLIQVHELNRMGADIILEGNTAIVTGVEKLTGAPVMASDLRASASLVIAGMVAEGITTVDRIYHIDRGYECIEEKLQQLGANIRRVPG; this is translated from the coding sequence ATGGATAAACTGATTATCGAAGGGGGCAGCCCCGTCTCCGGAACCCTGAAAATCTCTGGAGCCAAGAATTCCGCTCTGCCGATTCTTGCTGCGGCCCTGTTAGCCGACGGCCCTGTGCAAATTCACAATTTGCCGCACCTCAACGATATCACCACCATGATCACCCTGTTGCGGTGCATGGGGACCGAAATCACCATCGACGAGAAGCTGGGTGTGGAGATTGATCCACGCTCAGTGAACGAGCTCACCGCGCCCTATGAGTTGGTGAAAACCATGCGCGCGTCCATTCTGGTGCTCGGCCCTCTGCTGGCCCGTCACGGTGTGGCGAACGTTTCTTTCCCCGGTGGTTGTGCGATTGGCAGCCGGCCTGTGGATATTCACCTGAAAGGCCTCGAGGCCATGGGTGCTGAAATTACCATCGACGAAGGTTTTATTCGCGCACGCAGTAATGGTCGTCTCAAAGGCGCCAATATTGTGATGGAGAAAGTGACCGTTGGCGGCACCGAAAACCTGCTGATGGCGGCCGTATTGGCCGAAGGTACTACCGTGCTGCACAACGCAGCACGCGAGCCCGAAATTGTCGATTTGGCTGAATTCCTGATGGCGATGGGCGCGCAGATTGAAGGTGCCGGAACCGATACCATTCGTGTGCATGGCGTGGCGCGATTGAATCCATGTACCTTCAATGTGATGCCGGATCGTATCGAAACCGGCACCTTTCTGGCGGCGGCCGCTGCTGCCCGCGGTAAGGTACGCCTGACCCACACGCGCGCGGATATCCTGGATGCGGTGCTGGTCAAGTTCGAGGAAGCGGGCGCGCACCTCAGTATTGGAGATGATTGGATCGAGCTGGATATGAAGGGTAACCGCCCCAAGGCGGTGAGCTTTCGTACTGCGCCGTATCCCGCGTTCCCTACCGATATGCAGTCTCAGTTCACCGCGATGAATGCGGTTGCGGAGGGTAAGGGTACCGTGGTGGAGACGATTTTTGAGAATCGACTGATTCAGGTACACGAACTCAATCGTATGGGGGCGGACATCATCCTCGAGGGTAATACCGCCATTGTCACCGGTGTGGAAAAGCTCACTGGTGCACCGGTGATGGCCTCAGACCTGCGCGCTTCCGCAAGTCTGGTTATCGCGGGCATGGTGGCGGAAGGTATTACCACTGTGGATCGCATTTACCATATTGACCGTGGTTACGAATGTATTGAGGAAAAGTTGCAACAATTAGGTGCGAATATTCGTCGCGTACCAGGCTAA
- a CDS encoding BolA family protein, translating into MQPDQIKSLIEGHIPGSNVEVAFEGSHLQLTVVSDAFDGLSRLKKQQLVYAALSDKIADGTLHAVQMKTLTPEEAGL; encoded by the coding sequence ATGCAGCCAGATCAAATCAAGTCCCTGATCGAAGGGCACATTCCCGGCAGTAATGTAGAAGTGGCCTTCGAAGGCAGCCACCTGCAGCTCACCGTGGTTAGTGACGCGTTCGACGGCCTCAGCCGTCTGAAAAAACAGCAGCTGGTTTACGCTGCGCTGTCTGACAAAATTGCCGATGGCACCCTGCACGCGGTGCAAATGAAAACCCTTACGCCCGAAGAGGCAGGACTGTAA
- a CDS encoding MlaC/ttg2D family ABC transporter substrate-binding protein, whose protein sequence is MSALTSTFISTDSTGKRSGSAVTRIVRKASLWMSAALLCLVAPFATAAQNPYTMIEGVSGQLLNTIRAEGQHLSANPQRYYAAVDRVLAPVVDFDFIARGVMGSYAKKATPAQRAKFASTFRRDLVATFARGVATFGDLDVKVINPGTAPSGNRVNVLQEVRSNEGLTKVSYTLVRNRSGQWKLINVILNGVNLGKTFRGQFAQAMQANNGNIDKVIAGWSAADKVAGNP, encoded by the coding sequence GTGAGTGCACTCACTTCTACCTTTATTTCTACCGATAGCACCGGAAAGCGTTCCGGCTCGGCTGTGACGCGTATCGTGCGCAAGGCGAGTCTGTGGATGTCTGCCGCGCTGCTGTGTCTGGTGGCGCCCTTCGCTACAGCCGCCCAAAATCCCTACACCATGATCGAGGGGGTTTCCGGCCAGCTTCTGAATACTATTCGCGCCGAGGGTCAGCACCTTAGCGCCAATCCTCAGCGTTACTATGCCGCCGTGGATCGGGTGCTCGCGCCGGTGGTGGACTTCGACTTTATCGCTCGCGGCGTAATGGGTAGCTATGCGAAAAAGGCGACGCCTGCGCAGCGCGCCAAGTTTGCCAGTACCTTCCGCCGGGATCTGGTGGCGACCTTTGCCCGCGGCGTTGCCACCTTTGGCGATCTGGACGTAAAGGTGATTAACCCCGGGACAGCGCCCAGCGGTAATCGCGTCAATGTGCTGCAGGAAGTGCGCAGTAACGAAGGTTTGACCAAAGTTTCCTACACCCTTGTGCGTAATCGCAGTGGCCAGTGGAAGCTGATCAATGTGATCTTGAACGGTGTAAACCTGGGTAAGACCTTCCGCGGGCAGTTTGCCCAGGCCATGCAGGCGAACAACGGCAACATCGACAAGGTGATCGCCGGTTGGTCTGCGGCGGACAAGGTTGCAGGCAACCCCTGA
- a CDS encoding KpsF/GutQ family sugar-phosphate isomerase produces the protein MGKDLILQAGRRTITMETAAVAALEARVDDSFHRACELMLGCSGRVIVSGMGKSGHIGRKIAATLASTGTPSFFVHPGEASHGDLGMITRHDVVIAISNSGSSAEVLTLLPLLKRLGIPLISMTGKTDSPLAQSADVNLDIAVETEACPLNLAPTSSTTVTLVMGDALAVALLEARGFTAEDFAFSHPGGALGRQLLLKVADVMHAGEELPQVSPETPLSKALLEMTSKGFGMTTIVDSNGQLLGVFTDGDLRRVIDQKLELDTATMEQVMSRRPKTVSAHTLAAEALRIMEDNKITALVVEDPEHHPIGLLHMHDVLRAGVI, from the coding sequence ATGGGTAAAGACCTGATTCTCCAGGCGGGACGCCGCACCATTACCATGGAGACCGCCGCTGTGGCGGCGCTGGAAGCTCGCGTTGATGATAGCTTTCACCGCGCCTGTGAGCTCATGCTGGGCTGTAGCGGCCGTGTAATCGTCTCCGGCATGGGCAAATCCGGCCACATTGGCCGAAAAATCGCCGCCACCCTGGCGAGCACTGGCACGCCGAGCTTTTTTGTACACCCGGGAGAAGCCAGCCACGGTGACCTGGGCATGATCACCCGCCACGACGTGGTCATCGCCATATCCAATTCCGGCTCTTCCGCAGAAGTACTCACCCTGCTTCCGCTATTGAAGCGACTGGGTATTCCGCTGATCAGCATGACTGGCAAGACAGATTCTCCACTGGCGCAGTCCGCAGACGTCAATCTCGATATTGCCGTTGAGACGGAAGCCTGCCCGCTGAACTTAGCGCCAACCTCTTCCACCACCGTAACCCTGGTGATGGGTGACGCACTGGCAGTGGCGCTGCTTGAGGCCCGCGGCTTTACCGCCGAGGATTTCGCCTTTTCCCACCCCGGGGGGGCTCTTGGCCGGCAGTTGCTACTCAAAGTCGCCGATGTGATGCACGCCGGTGAAGAACTTCCCCAGGTATCCCCGGAAACACCGTTATCCAAAGCCCTCCTGGAAATGACCAGCAAGGGCTTTGGCATGACCACGATTGTGGATAGCAACGGGCAACTGCTCGGAGTATTCACCGACGGTGACCTACGCCGAGTAATCGACCAGAAACTGGAACTGGATACCGCCACTATGGAACAAGTGATGAGCCGACGTCCGAAGACGGTCAGTGCGCACACACTCGCCGCCGAAGCCCTGCGCATTATGGAAGACAACAAAATCACCGCGCTGGTAGTAGAAGACCCGGAACACCACCCGATCGGTCTGCTGCACATGCATGACGTTTTGCGCGCCGGCGTTATTTGA
- a CDS encoding KdsC family phosphatase, giving the protein MTQPTPTASQQQIHEKLSKVRHLILDVDGVLTDGRLYFDNQGNEQKTFHTLDGQGIKMLQKSGVAVAIITGRRSALVEKRAHDLGITRLIQGREDKYTAFLELFANEPYDLENIAYVGDDYPDLQLMTRVGCPIAVPDAAHPVRERALFVTERRGGMGAVREVCDRIMHAQGTFEAALAPYLAD; this is encoded by the coding sequence TTGACCCAACCCACCCCTACAGCCAGCCAGCAGCAAATCCACGAAAAGCTGAGCAAGGTCCGCCACCTGATCCTGGACGTGGACGGCGTGCTCACCGATGGCCGCCTGTATTTTGACAACCAGGGTAACGAACAGAAGACCTTCCACACCCTGGATGGACAGGGCATTAAAATGCTGCAGAAGTCGGGTGTGGCCGTCGCGATCATTACCGGGCGCCGCAGCGCCCTGGTGGAAAAGCGCGCACATGACCTCGGCATCACTCGCCTGATCCAGGGCCGTGAAGACAAATACACCGCTTTCCTGGAGCTGTTCGCCAACGAACCTTACGATCTGGAAAACATTGCCTATGTCGGCGACGATTACCCGGACCTGCAGCTGATGACCCGGGTGGGCTGCCCGATTGCTGTGCCGGATGCCGCGCACCCGGTACGCGAGCGCGCGCTATTTGTCACCGAGCGCCGCGGAGGTATGGGTGCGGTGAGAGAAGTATGCGACCGTATCATGCACGCGCAGGGAACCTTTGAGGCCGCCCTCGCTCCTTATTTAGCAGACTGA
- the lptC gene encoding LPS export ABC transporter periplasmic protein LptC, producing the protein MRTWLPLVIVVALISAGLWFTESPPEQLLGKRPTQQEHNRAADLIIRDARTRHYNIDGDLAYEVDAERITFFRFARRDRADLTEPRMMFYQGEDTKWRTESRKGIAYNNGQRVVLQGDVSVSELPQPGITLRTPKITLKPREEFAETDKVVTITDGANITTGKGLRADLKQDKVEILSNVESRYETR; encoded by the coding sequence ATGCGCACCTGGCTCCCCCTGGTGATCGTGGTGGCTCTCATCTCTGCCGGACTCTGGTTTACCGAGAGCCCACCAGAGCAGCTACTGGGTAAACGCCCCACCCAGCAGGAACACAATCGTGCCGCGGACCTGATCATTCGCGATGCGCGTACACGCCACTACAACATCGATGGCGATCTCGCCTATGAAGTGGACGCCGAGCGCATTACCTTCTTTCGGTTTGCCCGCCGCGACCGCGCCGACCTTACCGAACCGCGCATGATGTTTTATCAGGGCGAAGACACGAAATGGCGCACCGAGTCGCGCAAGGGTATTGCCTACAACAACGGCCAGAGAGTTGTATTGCAGGGAGACGTTTCTGTCTCAGAGCTGCCGCAACCGGGAATCACCCTGCGCACTCCGAAAATTACCCTTAAACCCCGCGAGGAATTCGCCGAAACCGACAAAGTTGTTACCATTACCGATGGTGCCAACATCACTACCGGCAAAGGCCTGCGGGCAGACCTCAAACAAGACAAGGTAGAAATACTCTCCAATGTGGAAAGTCGCTATGAAACTCGCTAA
- the lptA gene encoding lipopolysaccharide transport periplasmic protein LptA: protein MKLANSRGQIAALALTAACVLAAPQALALPDDRQQPVKVSADNLEANRSKNLSIYSGNVVISQGSLQIRADRVEVHGNSKGEINKVVATGKPAHFQQQVEESTNPVKARAQRIEFLVASDALQLTGEAFVDRDGNTLSAERIDYDLNSEQMQAQGQSEKKRVEMIWKPEAKPAQDGQ, encoded by the coding sequence ATGAAACTCGCTAATTCCCGCGGGCAAATCGCCGCACTCGCGCTCACCGCAGCCTGCGTACTGGCGGCTCCGCAGGCACTTGCACTGCCCGACGATCGACAACAGCCTGTCAAAGTCTCCGCCGACAACCTCGAGGCCAATCGCAGCAAAAACCTTTCGATCTACAGTGGCAACGTAGTCATCAGCCAGGGCTCGCTGCAAATTCGCGCAGACCGCGTGGAAGTGCACGGCAACAGCAAAGGCGAAATCAACAAAGTGGTCGCCACCGGCAAACCCGCACACTTCCAACAGCAAGTGGAAGAAAGCACTAATCCAGTAAAGGCCCGCGCCCAGCGAATCGAATTCCTGGTAGCAAGCGATGCCCTACAGCTAACTGGTGAAGCCTTTGTCGATCGCGACGGCAATACCCTGTCTGCCGAACGCATCGACTATGACCTCAACAGCGAGCAGATGCAGGCTCAGGGCCAGTCCGAGAAGAAGCGCGTCGAGATGATCTGGAAGCCGGAGGCCAAGCCAGCTCAGGATGGGCAATAA
- the lptB gene encoding LPS export ABC transporter ATP-binding protein encodes MPTLKALHLAKQYKKRKVVQDVSVSVSSGQIVGLLGPNGAGKTTCFYMIAGLVQADAGQVLIDDEDITGLSMHGRARKGIGYLPQEASVFRRLSVQDNIMAILETRKDLDRTQRKEQLESLLEEFHITHIRESLGMALSGGERRRVEIARALATNPAFVLLDEPFAGVDPISVADIQQIIRHLRDRDIGVLITDHNVRETLDICEIAYIVSEGHIIASGNPRDVAENKRVKDVYLGHQFTI; translated from the coding sequence ATGCCCACGCTCAAGGCACTACACCTCGCCAAGCAATACAAAAAGCGCAAAGTTGTTCAGGATGTGTCCGTCAGCGTATCCAGCGGGCAGATTGTAGGCCTGCTCGGCCCCAATGGCGCGGGTAAAACCACCTGTTTTTATATGATTGCGGGCTTGGTACAGGCCGACGCGGGCCAGGTTTTGATCGATGATGAGGACATTACCGGCCTCTCCATGCACGGTCGCGCCCGCAAGGGTATTGGCTACCTGCCACAGGAAGCCTCGGTATTCCGGCGCCTGTCGGTACAAGACAACATCATGGCAATTCTGGAGACCCGCAAAGACCTCGACCGCACGCAGCGCAAAGAGCAACTCGAGTCATTGCTGGAAGAGTTCCATATCACGCATATTCGCGAGAGCCTCGGCATGGCACTCTCCGGCGGTGAACGCCGCCGAGTGGAAATAGCGCGCGCACTCGCGACAAACCCTGCATTCGTACTGCTGGACGAACCCTTTGCCGGTGTTGACCCGATCTCCGTCGCCGATATCCAGCAAATCATTCGCCACCTGCGGGATCGCGATATCGGCGTCCTGATCACCGACCACAATGTGCGCGAGACCCTCGACATCTGCGAAATCGCCTACATCGTCAGCGAAGGTCACATCATCGCCTCTGGCAACCCCAGAGACGTCGCCGAAAACAAACGAGTGAAAGATGTGTACCTGGGCCATCAGTTCACGATTTGA
- a CDS encoding RNA polymerase factor sigma-54: MKQSLQLKLGTQLTMTPQLQQAIRLLQLSTLDLQQEIQSALDSNPLLESDFDEHAGESHQDQNTPAQQAEERTESAPEPQAESTAEGDWSSDIPDELPVDTRWDDIYSGGTSSGSAETEEYALEQRNAVSESLQDHLLWQLNLTPLTDSDKQIGEALIDAIAPNGFLDTSVEELAESLEVDTDEVTAVLKTIQQLEPVGCGARDLRESLILQLRQLPEGTPWLEQALTVVGQHLDLLGKRDFRQLSRRTRLNETQLGEVMRLIQTLTPYPGEVFGGEEPQYVVPDVIVTRKQDRWVVELNPETTPKLRINDTYASLIKRADNSSENNYLRDNLQEARWFLKSLQSRHETLLKVASSIVEKQQGFFEQGPEAMKPMVLANIAETIGMHESTISRVTTQKYMLTPRGVFELKYFFSSHVSTDSGEDASSTAIRALIRKLIDGEQPRKPLSDNKITQELDSQGIKVARRTVAKYRESMGIPSSSERKRLV, encoded by the coding sequence ATGAAGCAGTCACTCCAGTTAAAACTCGGCACGCAGCTGACAATGACCCCCCAGCTGCAGCAGGCTATTCGCCTGCTGCAATTGTCGACGCTGGATCTGCAACAGGAAATTCAATCCGCACTGGACAGCAACCCGCTGCTCGAGTCAGATTTTGACGAGCACGCCGGCGAGTCCCACCAAGACCAGAACACCCCAGCCCAGCAAGCCGAAGAACGCACCGAGAGCGCACCAGAGCCCCAGGCAGAATCCACCGCCGAGGGGGACTGGAGCAGCGACATCCCCGACGAATTGCCGGTAGATACCCGCTGGGATGACATTTACTCCGGTGGCACCAGCAGCGGGTCGGCGGAAACGGAAGAGTACGCGCTGGAGCAGCGCAACGCGGTCTCCGAAAGCCTGCAGGATCACCTGCTGTGGCAACTGAACCTCACACCACTCACCGACTCGGACAAGCAGATCGGCGAGGCACTCATTGACGCCATCGCCCCGAACGGCTTTCTCGATACCAGCGTGGAAGAATTGGCGGAATCCCTCGAAGTGGATACCGATGAAGTAACCGCGGTCCTCAAGACGATTCAACAGCTTGAACCCGTTGGCTGTGGCGCCCGCGACCTGCGTGAAAGCCTGATCCTGCAGTTGCGTCAGCTACCCGAGGGGACCCCCTGGCTGGAACAGGCGCTGACCGTAGTCGGCCAGCACCTCGATCTGCTGGGCAAACGCGATTTTCGCCAGCTAAGCCGACGCACCCGCCTCAATGAAACACAGCTTGGTGAAGTGATGCGCCTGATTCAGACGCTCACCCCCTACCCCGGTGAAGTCTTTGGCGGCGAGGAGCCACAGTATGTGGTGCCGGACGTCATCGTCACTCGCAAGCAGGATCGCTGGGTAGTGGAGCTAAACCCGGAAACCACCCCCAAGCTGCGCATCAACGACACCTACGCCTCGCTGATCAAGCGAGCTGACAACTCCAGCGAAAACAACTACCTGCGGGACAACCTGCAAGAAGCCCGCTGGTTCCTGAAGAGCCTACAGAGCCGCCACGAGACACTGCTCAAAGTGGCCAGCAGCATCGTGGAAAAACAACAGGGCTTTTTCGAGCAGGGTCCCGAAGCCATGAAACCCATGGTGCTGGCGAATATTGCCGAGACCATCGGCATGCACGAGTCCACCATCTCGCGGGTGACCACCCAGAAGTACATGCTCACCCCCCGGGGCGTATTCGAACTCAAGTATTTCTTCTCCAGCCACGTGAGCACCGACTCCGGTGAAGACGCCTCATCCACCGCCATTCGCGCGCTGATTCGCAAGCTGATCGATGGCGAGCAGCCGCGTAAACCACTATCCGATAACAAGATCACCCAGGAACTGGACTCCCAGGGCATCAAAGTCGCAAGACGCACTGTGGCCAAGTACCGGGAATCCATGGGTATCCCCTCTTCGAGCGAGCGTAAGAGACTGGTCTAA
- the hpf gene encoding ribosome hibernation-promoting factor, HPF/YfiA family, protein MQINISGHHVEVTPAIRDYCLTKLDKLSRHNDLVNNAQVTLSVDKLTQKAEALVHVNGNKDIFADSESDDMYAAIDSLTDKLDRQLLKHKEKLRSHR, encoded by the coding sequence ATGCAGATCAATATCAGTGGTCACCATGTAGAAGTTACTCCGGCCATTCGCGATTACTGCCTGACCAAACTGGACAAGCTCTCCCGCCACAACGACCTCGTCAACAATGCACAGGTCACTCTGTCTGTCGACAAACTCACTCAGAAAGCCGAGGCCTTAGTGCACGTAAACGGCAACAAGGATATTTTTGCCGACTCGGAATCTGACGATATGTACGCAGCGATCGATTCGCTCACGGACAAGCTCGACCGTCAGCTGCTGAAACACAAAGAGAAGTTACGCAGTCACCGCTAG
- the ptsN gene encoding PTS IIA-like nitrogen regulatory protein PtsN encodes MTLEALLSPRLSLCHLAGSSKKKLLLNIAQAISEQFPELDADTVFSQLVARERLGSTGIGEGVAIPHCRLPGCEKPIGVLCTTSPAVDFDAIDRQPVDLLFALLVPDDSEQEHLDTLAEIAALFSDSRVREKLRDATTSDELYALAINSAAAA; translated from the coding sequence ATGACATTGGAAGCATTACTCTCTCCCCGCCTGAGTCTTTGCCACCTGGCTGGGAGTAGCAAGAAGAAGCTGTTGCTCAATATCGCCCAGGCGATCTCTGAACAGTTCCCCGAGCTGGATGCCGACACGGTATTCAGTCAGCTGGTCGCCCGTGAACGACTGGGATCCACCGGTATTGGCGAAGGGGTCGCCATCCCCCACTGCCGCCTGCCCGGCTGCGAAAAGCCGATCGGAGTGCTGTGCACCACCTCCCCTGCGGTAGACTTCGATGCCATCGACCGGCAGCCCGTGGACCTGTTGTTTGCGCTGCTCGTCCCCGACGATTCAGAGCAGGAGCACCTCGATACCCTGGCGGAAATTGCCGCGCTATTCAGCGACAGCCGGGTGCGGGAAAAATTACGTGACGCCACCACCAGCGACGAGCTCTACGCGCTGGCCATTAACAGCGCTGCAGCGGCATAA
- the rapZ gene encoding RNase adapter RapZ, whose amino-acid sequence MRLVIISGRSGSGKSSALQLLEDVGFNCIDNLPTSLVPDLLRRVSQQPPEENTQLALGIDARTLWQDVAQAPKIIDDLRANGVDCDVVYLDARSPVLVQRFSETRRKHPLSDSHTHLLEALNREKEILAPLAAMADLVIDTSNLSLHQLRDQIKTRVVGKDSPGMAVLFQSFGFKHGVPVDADLVFDLRCLPNPYWVPELREKTGKDPEVAEFLRSHQETEDMQRDITAYLERWLPSYQQSNRSYTSVSIGCTGGRHRSVYMVEALARHFAETFENIQIRHREQQKNRD is encoded by the coding sequence ATGCGATTGGTCATTATCAGCGGCCGTTCGGGTTCAGGAAAAAGTTCTGCCCTACAGCTGCTGGAAGACGTTGGCTTCAACTGTATCGACAACCTTCCCACCAGCCTGGTGCCGGACCTGCTGCGCCGCGTTAGCCAGCAGCCGCCGGAGGAAAACACCCAGCTAGCACTGGGCATTGATGCGCGCACCCTGTGGCAGGATGTGGCCCAGGCCCCCAAGATCATTGACGACCTGCGCGCAAATGGCGTGGACTGCGATGTGGTTTATCTGGACGCGCGCTCACCGGTCCTGGTACAGCGCTTTAGCGAGACTCGCCGCAAGCATCCATTGAGCGACAGCCATACCCATCTGCTGGAAGCACTCAATCGCGAGAAAGAGATCCTCGCGCCACTCGCTGCCATGGCCGACCTGGTGATCGATACCAGCAATCTCAGCCTGCACCAGCTGCGAGACCAGATTAAGACCCGTGTCGTGGGCAAGGACTCACCGGGCATGGCGGTACTGTTTCAGTCCTTCGGTTTCAAGCACGGGGTACCCGTGGATGCGGATCTGGTGTTTGATCTGCGCTGTCTGCCCAACCCCTACTGGGTACCCGAGTTGCGCGAGAAGACCGGCAAAGACCCCGAGGTCGCCGAGTTTCTCCGCTCCCATCAGGAAACCGAGGATATGCAGCGAGATATCACCGCGTATCTGGAGCGCTGGCTGCCCTCCTACCAGCAGAGCAACCGCAGCTATACCTCCGTCTCGATCGGTTGCACCGGCGGCAGGCACCGCTCCGTGTATATGGTGGAAGCTCTCGCCAGGCATTTCGCCGAGACCTTTGAAAATATTCAGATACGCCACCGGGAACAGCAGAAAAACCGGGACTGA
- a CDS encoding HPr family phosphocarrier protein, which produces MQKSRITIINKLGLHARAASKFAQTSARFSSEVKVHCQGKAVDGKSVMALMLLAAGKGIELELEVIGRDEDAAHKAICALINDRFGEGE; this is translated from the coding sequence ATGCAAAAAAGCCGGATCACCATCATCAACAAGCTCGGACTGCACGCCCGTGCCGCCAGTAAGTTTGCCCAAACCAGCGCCCGTTTTTCCTCTGAGGTGAAGGTGCACTGCCAGGGCAAGGCGGTAGATGGCAAGAGCGTGATGGCGTTGATGTTGCTGGCCGCCGGCAAGGGCATCGAGCTGGAACTGGAAGTCATCGGCCGCGACGAAGACGCCGCGCACAAAGCCATTTGCGCACTGATCAACGACCGCTTCGGTGAGGGTGAGTAA